In one window of Vibrio sp. JC009 DNA:
- the glpT gene encoding glycerol-3-phosphate transporter codes for MFGIFKPKAHIDRLDTGQIDSTYTRLRWQLFIGIFVGYAGYYLVRKNFSLAMPYLIDEGYSRGDLGVALAAVSIAYGLSKFLMGSVSDRSNPRYFLSGGLLLSALIMFCFGFMPWATGSITAMFILLFLNGWFQGMGWPACGRTMVHWWSRKERGEIVSVWNVAHNIGGGLIGPMFLLGLWMFHDDWRTAFYVPAFFATLVAIFIWATVRDTPQSCGLPSIEEYKNDYPDEYDESHEKEMTAKEIFFKYVFSNKLLWSIAIANAFVYLIRYGVLDWAPVYLKEAKEFTVDKSSWAYFLYEWAGIPGTLLCGWLSDKLFKGRRAPAGILFMALVTIAVLVYWFNPAGNPTVDMIALVAIGFLIYGPVMLIGLYALELAPKKAAGTAAGLTGLFGYLGGAVAANAVLGYTVDHFGWDGGFIILVGSCITSIVCLTYALMGERNHHEQKRLQEEQAAK; via the coding sequence ATGTTTGGAATATTCAAACCTAAGGCGCATATCGATCGCTTAGATACCGGCCAGATCGACAGCACTTATACCCGTCTACGCTGGCAGCTCTTTATCGGTATTTTTGTCGGATACGCCGGTTATTATCTGGTTCGTAAAAACTTTAGTCTGGCTATGCCCTACCTGATTGATGAGGGTTACAGCCGGGGGGATTTGGGGGTTGCACTGGCTGCGGTCTCCATTGCCTATGGTTTATCTAAGTTTCTGATGGGCAGTGTCTCCGACCGTTCCAATCCAAGGTACTTTCTCAGTGGCGGTCTGCTTTTATCCGCTTTGATTATGTTCTGCTTTGGCTTTATGCCATGGGCGACCGGCAGTATCACAGCCATGTTTATTCTGCTGTTCTTAAACGGCTGGTTCCAGGGTATGGGCTGGCCAGCATGTGGGCGGACCATGGTTCACTGGTGGTCGCGTAAAGAACGGGGGGAAATCGTATCTGTCTGGAACGTGGCTCATAACATTGGTGGCGGCTTAATCGGCCCTATGTTCCTGCTCGGTCTGTGGATGTTCCATGATGACTGGCGTACCGCATTTTATGTCCCTGCATTTTTCGCAACTCTTGTTGCCATCTTTATCTGGGCAACAGTTCGCGACACGCCTCAGTCCTGCGGTCTACCGTCGATCGAAGAGTATAAAAACGACTATCCGGATGAATACGATGAGTCCCATGAGAAAGAGATGACCGCTAAGGAAATCTTCTTTAAGTATGTCTTCTCTAACAAGCTGCTGTGGTCCATCGCCATTGCTAACGCCTTTGTTTACTTAATTCGTTACGGTGTTCTGGACTGGGCACCGGTTTACCTGAAAGAAGCAAAAGAGTTTACCGTAGATAAATCTTCCTGGGCTTACTTCCTTTATGAGTGGGCCGGTATTCCGGGCACCCTGCTGTGTGGCTGGCTATCAGATAAACTGTTTAAAGGGCGCCGTGCCCCAGCAGGCATTCTGTTTATGGCCCTGGTGACTATAGCTGTACTTGTTTACTGGTTTAACCCTGCCGGTAACCCTACTGTCGATATGATTGCCCTGGTTGCTATCGGCTTCCTGATTTACGGTCCGGTTATGCTGATTGGTCTTTACGCTCTGGAGCTGGCTCCGAAGAAAGCAGCCGGCACAGCGGCAGGTCTGACCGGGCTATTTGGCTATCTGGGTGGCGCTGTGGCTGCAAACGCCGTACTTGGTTATACGGTGGACCACTTTGGCTGGGATGGCGGGTTTATCATTCTGGTCGGCTCATGTATCACATCTATCGTATGTCTGACCTACGCCCTGATGGGTGAGCGCAATCATCACGAACAGAAGAGACTTCAAGAAGAACAGGCTGCAAAATAA
- the glpQ gene encoding glycerophosphodiester phosphodiesterase, with amino-acid sequence MNKTPLYVTALAICFSSVAVAKPLVIAHRGASGYLPEHTLEAKTLAYAMKPDYIEQDVVMTKDNQIVVLHDHYLDRVTDVASKYPDRAREDGRYYAIDFTLAEIKSLRVTEGFKVDDKGNIAPGYPTRFPMWKSDFTVPTLAEEIELIQGLNKTLGYNIGIYPEIKAPWFHRHEGKDISLEVLKELKKYGYDSMDDKAYVQCFDPNETMRINNELMPALDMDLKLVQLIAHTDWNETMEYSDGKATPYNYDWMFKPGAMKKIAEYAEGIGPWKPMLVDNKSKKGNIIINPMMQEAREAGLQVHPYTFRADPGRIPAYTDSFEGMLDIFYNQVKVDGLFTDFPDKAVSFLNQ; translated from the coding sequence ATGAACAAAACCCCTCTGTACGTTACCGCCCTGGCTATCTGCTTCTCATCTGTTGCTGTAGCAAAACCCCTGGTTATCGCCCACCGCGGCGCATCAGGCTATTTGCCTGAACACACACTGGAGGCTAAGACTCTTGCCTATGCAATGAAACCAGATTACATAGAGCAGGATGTTGTAATGACGAAAGACAATCAGATTGTGGTACTTCACGACCACTATCTTGACCGCGTTACCGATGTAGCTTCCAAATATCCAGACCGTGCCCGGGAAGACGGACGCTACTACGCCATCGACTTTACTCTGGCCGAAATCAAATCTCTCAGGGTAACTGAAGGCTTTAAGGTAGATGATAAAGGTAATATCGCACCGGGCTACCCTACCCGCTTCCCTATGTGGAAGTCCGATTTTACCGTTCCTACTCTTGCCGAAGAAATTGAGCTGATTCAGGGCCTGAACAAAACACTGGGCTATAACATCGGCATCTACCCGGAAATAAAAGCACCATGGTTCCACAGGCATGAAGGAAAAGATATTTCCTTAGAAGTGCTGAAAGAGCTGAAAAAATACGGCTATGACAGCATGGATGACAAAGCTTACGTTCAGTGTTTTGACCCTAACGAAACCATGCGTATCAATAACGAACTGATGCCAGCTCTGGATATGGATCTTAAGCTTGTCCAGTTAATAGCGCACACCGACTGGAACGAAACCATGGAGTACAGCGACGGTAAAGCGACACCATACAACTACGACTGGATGTTTAAGCCGGGTGCAATGAAAAAGATTGCAGAATATGCCGAAGGGATTGGTCCGTGGAAACCTATGCTGGTTGATAATAAATCCAAGAAAGGCAATATCATCATCAATCCAATGATGCAGGAGGCCAGAGAAGCAGGGTTGCAGGTCCACCCGTACACTTTCCGTGCCGATCCGGGCAGAATTCCGGCTTATACCGACAGCTTCGAAGGTATGCTGGATATCTTCTACAATCAGGTAAAAGTGGATGGTTTATTTACCGATTTCCCGGATAAAGCGGTAAGTTTCCTTAATCAGTAA
- the recR gene encoding recombination mediator RecR, whose product MRTSNMLEQLMEALRCLPGVGPKSAQRMAFHLLQRDRKGGLQLADALSKAMTEIGHCEECRTFTEEDICHICSNPKRQENGLLCVVESPADIAAVEATGQYSGRYFVLMGHLSPLDGIGPSDIGLDMLDFRLQRGDIKEVILATNPTVEGEATAHYIAELCHAHEVSASRIAHGVPVGGELELVDGTTLSHSLLGRQKL is encoded by the coding sequence ATGCGAACCAGTAATATGCTGGAGCAATTGATGGAGGCCTTGCGCTGCCTGCCTGGGGTTGGCCCCAAGTCGGCACAACGTATGGCCTTTCATTTATTGCAGCGAGACAGAAAAGGCGGCCTGCAACTGGCAGATGCGCTGTCAAAAGCCATGACTGAAATTGGTCACTGCGAAGAGTGCAGAACCTTTACTGAAGAAGATATCTGCCATATCTGCAGCAACCCAAAGCGGCAGGAAAACGGCTTGCTCTGTGTGGTTGAAAGCCCGGCGGATATTGCCGCGGTTGAAGCCACAGGTCAGTATTCAGGAAGATATTTTGTTCTGATGGGGCATCTGTCTCCACTGGATGGCATTGGCCCGAGCGATATTGGTCTTGATATGCTGGATTTCAGACTTCAGCGCGGTGATATCAAGGAAGTCATTCTCGCCACAAACCCAACGGTTGAGGGCGAGGCAACGGCGCACTATATCGCCGAACTCTGTCACGCCCATGAAGTCTCAGCCAGCCGGATTGCTCATGGTGTTCCGGTAGGCGGCGAGCTTGAGCTGGTCGATGGTACGACGCTGTCCCACTCGTTATTGGGAAGGCAAAAGCTCTGA
- a CDS encoding YbaB/EbfC family nucleoid-associated protein has product MFGGKGGMGNLMKQAQQMQDRMQKLQEEIANMEVTGESGAGLVKVTITGSHSVRRVDIDESLMEDDKEMLEDLIAAAFNDAARRVEETQKEKMASVTGGMQLPPGMKMPF; this is encoded by the coding sequence ATGTTTGGTGGTAAAGGCGGAATGGGCAACCTGATGAAGCAGGCCCAGCAGATGCAAGATCGTATGCAAAAGCTTCAGGAAGAAATTGCAAATATGGAAGTAACGGGTGAGTCAGGCGCAGGTCTGGTTAAAGTTACTATCACTGGCAGCCATAGTGTTCGTCGCGTAGATATCGACGAAAGCCTTATGGAAGATGACAAAGAGATGCTTGAAGATCTTATCGCAGCAGCATTTAACGATGCAGCACGCCGCGTTGAAGAGACTCAGAAAGAGAAGATGGCATCAGTGACTGGCGGTATGCAACTACCACCAGGCATGAAAATGCCATTCTAA
- the dnaX gene encoding DNA polymerase III subunit gamma/tau has product MSYLALARKWRPSQFNQVVGQAHVLTALENALAQNRLHHAYLFSGTRGVGKTSIGRLFAKGLNCETGITATPCGQCDTCREIDEGRFVDLLEIDAASRTKVEDTRELLDNVQYKPARGRFKVYLIDEVHMLSRHSFNALLKTLEEPPEYVKFLLATTDPQKLPVTILSRCLQFHLKPINSDTIHQQLDFILEKENVSAEPRAVGMISHAADGSMRDALSLTDQAIALGNNSITVETVSTMLGSLDTDQAIHLIQAISSKQAQTAMAAVEALAQNGVDWDGLLKEVATQLHCIAMYQALPASLDRERADADKIELLSKQLTPQDVQLCYQIALKGREDLPLAPTERIGLEMVVLRMIAFRPQVQNAASEIVLPSAEAQQSAPVNPPAVPAQAKPEPQPIQPQVPQAQIPSQPQTSQPVQPAPAQQLVDGPSYDDLPAYDGEEPDYPQYEQEQSTPKPAQEVKPEPTQPQSPPRLAGLRHQLRSQRNAAPQGATRQPSGARPAKKSNAAPATSVFDRIPNQSGNRASVPQQSSSAEKPSVPDEPYQWKPTIQEEVSDKKEFTPAQIKQALEHTKTPEMTEKLVKESIESDKWSALIQRLNVAKLVEQLALNSAFRKQGSTIELSLREAHAHLNTDKAQQELLQSINQILGEECHLSVEIGTQGKTPLEIREEIYQGKLQSAHKSLAEDPNVEFIVKRFAAQLDEDSVRPI; this is encoded by the coding sequence ATGAGTTATCTAGCACTGGCGCGAAAGTGGCGTCCATCTCAGTTTAATCAGGTAGTGGGACAAGCCCACGTATTAACAGCTTTAGAAAATGCCCTGGCTCAGAACAGACTTCATCATGCGTATCTGTTCAGCGGCACCAGAGGTGTGGGCAAAACCTCCATCGGCAGGCTATTTGCCAAGGGGCTAAACTGTGAAACCGGAATTACTGCGACACCATGTGGTCAGTGCGATACCTGCCGCGAAATTGATGAAGGCCGTTTTGTTGATCTGCTTGAAATCGATGCCGCATCAAGAACCAAGGTAGAAGATACTCGCGAACTGCTGGACAACGTCCAGTACAAACCTGCCAGAGGCAGGTTTAAGGTGTATCTCATTGATGAGGTACATATGTTGTCCCGCCACAGCTTTAATGCGCTTCTGAAAACACTGGAAGAGCCGCCGGAGTACGTTAAGTTCCTGCTGGCAACAACCGATCCTCAGAAGCTGCCTGTGACAATTCTGTCCCGCTGTCTTCAGTTTCACCTGAAACCGATCAACTCAGACACAATTCACCAGCAGCTTGATTTTATTCTTGAAAAAGAAAACGTTTCCGCAGAGCCAAGAGCGGTGGGAATGATCTCCCATGCTGCTGACGGAAGTATGCGTGATGCACTGAGTCTGACAGACCAGGCTATTGCTCTGGGCAACAACAGTATCACGGTTGAAACGGTATCAACTATGCTGGGGTCGCTGGATACCGATCAGGCGATTCACCTGATTCAGGCAATCAGCAGCAAGCAGGCACAGACAGCTATGGCTGCGGTTGAAGCTCTTGCTCAGAACGGTGTTGACTGGGACGGACTACTGAAAGAGGTAGCAACTCAGCTGCACTGCATCGCCATGTACCAGGCATTGCCGGCCTCTCTGGACAGAGAAAGAGCGGACGCCGATAAAATTGAACTGCTGAGTAAGCAACTGACGCCTCAGGACGTTCAGCTTTGTTATCAGATTGCGCTGAAAGGCCGTGAAGACCTGCCACTGGCACCGACGGAACGAATCGGGCTTGAGATGGTTGTATTGCGCATGATTGCGTTCCGCCCTCAGGTGCAGAACGCCGCCTCTGAAATTGTATTACCCTCTGCTGAAGCGCAGCAGAGTGCGCCGGTAAATCCTCCGGCTGTACCTGCTCAGGCGAAACCTGAGCCTCAGCCAATTCAGCCTCAGGTACCTCAGGCTCAGATCCCTTCTCAACCACAGACAAGTCAGCCGGTCCAGCCTGCGCCAGCTCAGCAGCTAGTTGATGGCCCAAGCTATGATGATCTGCCTGCCTATGACGGAGAAGAGCCGGATTATCCGCAGTATGAGCAAGAGCAGAGCACGCCTAAGCCTGCACAGGAAGTGAAGCCTGAGCCGACTCAGCCACAGTCTCCTCCACGTTTGGCCGGATTACGTCATCAATTGCGCTCACAGCGAAATGCAGCCCCTCAGGGAGCTACTCGCCAGCCTTCGGGAGCGCGGCCTGCAAAAAAGTCTAATGCGGCGCCTGCCACATCTGTGTTTGACCGGATCCCTAATCAGTCGGGAAACAGAGCCAGTGTGCCGCAACAGTCATCTTCTGCTGAGAAACCTTCTGTTCCTGACGAGCCCTATCAATGGAAGCCAACAATTCAGGAAGAGGTGAGTGATAAGAAAGAGTTCACTCCAGCGCAGATAAAGCAGGCCCTTGAGCACACCAAAACGCCGGAAATGACAGAGAAGCTGGTTAAAGAGTCCATCGAGTCGGATAAGTGGTCAGCGCTGATTCAGCGGCTGAATGTCGCCAAGCTGGTTGAGCAGTTAGCGTTAAACTCAGCGTTCAGGAAGCAGGGCTCAACAATAGAGCTTTCCCTTCGTGAAGCACACGCTCACCTGAATACAGACAAGGCGCAGCAGGAGCTGTTGCAGTCCATTAACCAGATATTGGGTGAAGAGTGTCACCTGTCGGTTGAAATCGGTACTCAGGGAAAAACGCCTCTGGAAATCAGAGAAGAGATTTATCAGGGAAAACTGCAGTCAGCACACAAGAGCCTGGCAGAAGATCCCAACGTAGAATTTATTGTTAAAAGGTTTGCCGCACAGCTGGATGAAGATAGCGTCAGACCGATATAA
- the apt gene encoding adenine phosphoribosyltransferase yields the protein MTTDKISLIKSSIKSIQDYPKPGILFRDVTSLMEDSEAYQATIKLLVERYKDHGFTKVVGTEARGFLFGAPLALELGLGFVPVRKPGKLPRETVAESYELEYGMDTLEIHVDAIEEGDKVIMVDDLLATGGTIEATTKLIRQLGGEVEHAAFVINLPEIGGDKRLESLGLNVYSICEFEGH from the coding sequence ATGACTACAGACAAAATTTCATTAATTAAATCAAGCATTAAATCAATCCAGGATTATCCAAAACCAGGCATCCTGTTCCGCGATGTGACCAGCCTGATGGAAGACTCAGAGGCTTACCAGGCAACGATTAAATTGCTTGTTGAAAGATACAAAGACCACGGCTTTACAAAAGTTGTCGGTACTGAAGCACGAGGCTTTCTATTCGGTGCTCCGCTGGCTCTTGAGTTGGGACTGGGCTTTGTTCCTGTTCGTAAGCCGGGCAAACTGCCGCGTGAAACAGTGGCAGAATCATATGAGCTGGAATACGGCATGGATACGCTTGAAATCCATGTCGATGCAATCGAAGAAGGCGACAAAGTGATCATGGTTGATGACCTTCTGGCAACCGGCGGTACTATCGAAGCGACAACCAAACTGATTCGTCAGTTGGGCGGTGAAGTGGAACACGCTGCGTTTGTTATTAATCTGCCTGAAATTGGTGGTGACAAGCGTCTGGAAAGTCTTGGCCTTAACGTTTACAGTATCTGTGAATTTGAAGGTCACTAA
- a CDS encoding response regulator encodes MTSSNSEALVIEQKASVAKQSILLVDDDPIFRNFITALLKQSGYSVSEAEHGLDALRKLKGNVPDLILCDLSMPILDGIEFAEEVCWEYPDIPMIVVSATEDMSDVARALKFGIKDFLSKPISVPQNLISAISNVLEEEAKGACANKDFSSQWFRVGEKGDIPDDKELHWHLDHLQDNPSAARELLLALLPDRDTKQGNWTCSYNLLQSSESMPLVFDYAWLVQGQFAFYIIDSSSNDECGVAASLLVRALFNDSLRNQTMRVDKLKEFVVNVEKGIECLGANGSVSGMVGIIDMTDGTAKILPAGLDAIWTEGKNSVRIHAGNRLGEGVADKVEVTDFRVYQGGKLNLANIGVSHFSLDIRPLLN; translated from the coding sequence ATGACGAGTAGCAATTCAGAGGCATTGGTTATTGAGCAGAAGGCCAGTGTCGCTAAACAGAGTATTTTGCTGGTAGACGACGATCCTATTTTCCGTAATTTTATCACTGCGCTGCTGAAACAAAGTGGCTATTCCGTTTCTGAAGCCGAGCATGGCCTGGATGCTTTACGTAAGCTAAAGGGTAACGTGCCGGACCTTATCCTCTGTGATCTGTCTATGCCTATTCTGGATGGTATCGAGTTTGCGGAAGAAGTCTGCTGGGAATATCCTGATATTCCTATGATAGTGGTTTCTGCTACCGAAGATATGTCCGATGTAGCCAGAGCGCTCAAGTTCGGCATCAAAGATTTCCTCTCTAAGCCGATTTCTGTCCCACAAAACCTGATTTCAGCCATCTCCAATGTACTTGAGGAGGAGGCGAAAGGTGCCTGCGCAAATAAGGACTTTAGCAGTCAGTGGTTCCGTGTGGGGGAAAAAGGGGATATTCCTGATGATAAAGAGCTTCACTGGCACCTTGACCATCTGCAGGATAATCCGAGTGCAGCAAGAGAGCTATTGCTGGCTCTGCTACCCGACAGAGATACAAAGCAGGGCAACTGGACATGCAGTTACAATTTGCTCCAGTCATCTGAATCCATGCCTCTGGTTTTTGATTATGCCTGGCTGGTTCAGGGGCAATTTGCTTTCTATATTATCGACTCTTCATCTAATGATGAGTGTGGTGTCGCCGCTTCGCTTCTGGTCAGGGCACTGTTCAATGACAGCCTGAGAAATCAGACGATGCGGGTAGATAAGTTAAAAGAGTTTGTTGTTAACGTAGAGAAAGGGATTGAATGCCTGGGTGCCAACGGCTCTGTTTCGGGCATGGTCGGCATTATTGATATGACCGACGGCACGGCAAAGATACTGCCTGCGGGTCTGGATGCTATCTGGACCGAAGGTAAAAACAGTGTGCGGATTCATGCCGGTAACAGACTGGGTGAAGGTGTTGCGGACAAAGTTGAGGTTACAGATTTCAGGGTCTACCAGGGCGGAAAACTGAACCTTGCCAATATCGGGGTTAGCCACTTCTCACTGGATATTCGCCCTTTACTAAACTGA
- a CDS encoding LysR family transcriptional regulator translates to MKLDDLNLFRLVVENGSYTATSRKTLIPVATITRRIQALEEALHLRLLNRHARKLTLTEAGERFYQECSPLLKRLAATTEEIADDCKGAAGKLKISAPSNLTKRLILPMLNEFMDQYPEISIELTMSNQAEDMDPTEWDIIFRAGPQRDSSLIARKIDEVKDVLVASPEYLASNPTPLTHADDLSKHALLKGHPLLKWNLTNTRGEVVVNTDKGRFEANALNVVRRSAAHGLGITLMPDIMLQEYFERGTLVRILEDWSANPRDIYMLYNHKDHQPEKVRLLIDFVTHYHDNK, encoded by the coding sequence ATGAAACTTGACGATCTAAACCTTTTCAGGCTAGTTGTAGAAAACGGCAGTTATACTGCAACTTCAAGGAAAACCCTGATCCCAGTTGCGACAATCACCCGTCGTATTCAGGCATTGGAAGAAGCTCTTCACCTTCGACTTCTTAACCGTCATGCCCGTAAGCTGACTTTAACGGAAGCCGGTGAGCGCTTTTATCAGGAGTGCTCTCCCCTGTTAAAACGCCTTGCAGCAACAACTGAAGAAATCGCAGACGACTGTAAAGGGGCCGCGGGTAAGCTGAAAATTTCAGCTCCGTCGAACCTGACCAAACGCCTTATCCTTCCGATGCTGAACGAATTTATGGATCAGTATCCGGAGATCAGTATTGAACTGACAATGAGTAATCAGGCCGAAGATATGGATCCTACTGAGTGGGATATCATTTTCAGAGCCGGCCCTCAAAGAGACTCAAGCCTGATTGCGCGCAAAATCGACGAAGTAAAAGATGTGCTTGTCGCCAGCCCTGAATATCTGGCCAGCAATCCGACTCCTCTGACCCACGCCGATGATCTGTCAAAGCATGCGCTGCTTAAAGGCCATCCGCTTCTTAAGTGGAATCTGACCAACACCCGTGGTGAAGTGGTGGTAAACACGGATAAAGGCCGGTTTGAAGCAAACGCGTTAAACGTGGTGAGAAGGTCTGCGGCACACGGTCTGGGGATTACCCTGATGCCAGACATCATGCTGCAGGAGTATTTTGAACGGGGAACTTTGGTCAGAATTCTGGAAGACTGGAGTGCAAACCCGCGTGATATCTATATGCTTTATAACCACAAAGATCATCAGCCAGAAAAAGTGCGCCTTCTGATCGACTTTGTGACCCATTATCACGACAACAAGTAA
- the purF gene encoding amidophosphoribosyltransferase: MCGIVGIVGTRPVNQSIYDALTVLQHRGQDAAGIVTIESNRFRLRKANGLVKDVFEAKHMQRLQGNVGIGHVRYPTAGSSSASEAQPFYVNSPFGITLAHNGNLTNAHEIREKLFEKDRRHINTTSDSEVLLNVLAHEIDTVKGNVTSEDVFRAVTNVHRNVKGAYAVAAMIIGHGMIAFRDPNGIRPLCLGKREVNGRFEYMVASESVALDAVGFDFVRDVAPGEAIYATFDGELFTQQCADNPQLNPCIFEYVYFARPDSFIDKISVYAARVEMGVKLGHRIMNDYSDLDIDVVIPIPETSNDIALRIAQVIDKPYRQGFVKNRYVGRTFIMPGQQQRKKSVRRKLNAIRSEFKGKNVLLVDDSIVRGTTSEQIIDMAREAGANKVYMVSAAPEIRFPNVYGIDMPSANELIAHGREPEEIAKIIGADALIYQTLEDLVSAVGEGNKDISVFETSVFNGEYVTGDINQAYLDFLEQLRSDDAKLKRDIQQDLANLEMYNEGA, from the coding sequence ATGTGTGGTATTGTTGGAATCGTGGGTACAAGGCCTGTAAACCAGTCAATTTATGATGCTTTGACTGTGCTGCAGCATCGTGGCCAGGATGCCGCGGGTATTGTTACCATAGAAAGCAATCGTTTTCGTCTGAGAAAGGCGAACGGTCTGGTAAAGGATGTATTTGAAGCAAAGCACATGCAACGCCTGCAGGGAAACGTAGGTATCGGGCACGTAAGATACCCGACAGCGGGCAGCTCAAGCGCTTCTGAGGCTCAGCCATTCTACGTAAACTCTCCATTCGGAATTACTCTGGCTCACAACGGAAACCTGACTAACGCGCATGAGATCAGAGAGAAGTTGTTTGAAAAAGACCGCCGTCATATCAATACAACTTCAGATTCAGAAGTACTGCTTAATGTACTGGCTCATGAAATTGATACTGTAAAAGGCAACGTGACCTCTGAAGATGTATTCCGTGCAGTAACCAATGTTCACCGCAATGTTAAGGGCGCATACGCCGTAGCGGCAATGATCATCGGCCACGGTATGATTGCATTCCGCGATCCTAACGGTATTCGTCCTCTTTGCCTGGGTAAGCGCGAAGTTAACGGCCGTTTTGAATATATGGTTGCTTCAGAATCTGTTGCACTGGATGCTGTTGGCTTTGATTTTGTTCGCGATGTGGCACCGGGTGAAGCTATCTATGCCACATTTGACGGTGAGCTGTTTACTCAGCAGTGTGCCGATAATCCTCAGCTAAATCCGTGTATTTTCGAGTATGTTTACTTCGCTCGTCCGGATTCATTTATCGACAAGATTTCAGTTTACGCCGCTCGTGTTGAGATGGGTGTGAAACTGGGACACAGAATTATGAATGATTACTCCGATCTGGATATCGACGTAGTTATTCCAATCCCTGAAACCTCAAACGATATTGCTCTGCGCATTGCTCAGGTGATTGATAAGCCATACAGACAGGGTTTCGTTAAAAACCGCTATGTAGGCCGCACCTTTATCATGCCGGGCCAGCAACAGCGTAAGAAGTCGGTTCGACGCAAGCTGAATGCTATCCGCTCTGAGTTTAAAGGTAAGAATGTTCTCCTGGTTGATGACTCTATTGTTCGTGGTACCACTTCTGAGCAGATCATTGATATGGCAAGGGAAGCGGGTGCAAATAAAGTGTATATGGTTTCTGCTGCGCCTGAGATTCGTTTCCCGAACGTATACGGTATCGATATGCCTTCGGCAAATGAGCTAATTGCTCACGGCCGTGAACCGGAAGAAATTGCAAAAATCATTGGTGCTGATGCCCTGATTTACCAGACTCTTGAAGATCTGGTTTCTGCAGTCGGTGAAGGAAACAAGGATATCTCTGTTTTCGAAACTTCCGTATTTAACGGTGAGTATGTCACAGGGGATATTAATCAGGCGTACCTGGACTTCCTTGAGCAACTGCGCAGCGATGACGCAAAGCTGAAAAGAGATATTCAGCAGGACCTTGCTAACCTGGAAATGTATAACGAAGGGGCTTAA
- a CDS encoding CvpA family protein, with translation MNWIDFVIIGVVGLSALISLVRGFVKEALSLIIWAAAIFISNQYYERLAVYFTKIDNDLFRHGAAAIALLVATLIVGSLVNYIIAQLVQKTGLTGTDRILGVVFGALRGVLIVAATLFFVDAFTTIPNTDWWQDSTLIPEFSRIIAPFYEHLKETSSFISGIT, from the coding sequence ATGAATTGGATTGATTTTGTCATAATTGGAGTGGTGGGGCTTTCAGCTCTTATCAGTTTAGTACGTGGTTTTGTTAAGGAAGCTTTGTCCCTGATTATCTGGGCAGCTGCTATTTTTATCTCGAACCAGTATTACGAAAGATTAGCCGTCTATTTTACCAAGATAGATAACGACTTGTTCCGGCACGGAGCGGCAGCCATAGCGCTACTGGTAGCAACTTTGATAGTTGGCTCACTGGTAAACTACATTATTGCCCAGCTGGTACAAAAGACCGGCCTGACAGGTACAGACAGGATACTCGGAGTGGTATTCGGTGCTTTGAGAGGCGTGCTGATTGTTGCTGCAACACTCTTTTTTGTTGACGCCTTTACGACAATTCCAAATACAGACTGGTGGCAGGATTCGACGCTTATACCGGAATTTAGCCGGATCATTGCGCCTTTTTATGAACACTTAAAGGAAACATCTAGCTTTATATCTGGCATCACTTGA
- a CDS encoding SPOR domain-containing protein, whose amino-acid sequence MASKFQSRLVGTIILAAVGIIVLPDVLDGEKLHYKEDFATIPVKPEIATSAETFEVLEPVEEVIELPESPVVVTETIDDKGEEKILVAEKPVQEKNEYQSQAWIIQLMALKNAANAETLVKDLQKRGYRAHTKKENGFTRVIVGPDVSKAKLEKQIIELEKITGSKGQLHKFNALNL is encoded by the coding sequence GTGGCAAGTAAATTCCAAAGCCGTCTGGTTGGTACCATCATTCTTGCGGCGGTGGGCATTATCGTTCTTCCCGATGTGCTGGATGGTGAGAAGCTTCACTATAAAGAAGATTTTGCAACTATTCCGGTTAAGCCAGAGATTGCGACTTCTGCAGAGACCTTCGAAGTCCTTGAACCTGTGGAAGAGGTAATTGAACTGCCAGAGTCTCCGGTTGTGGTGACTGAAACCATCGACGATAAGGGTGAAGAAAAAATTCTTGTTGCTGAGAAGCCGGTTCAGGAAAAAAATGAATATCAGTCGCAAGCCTGGATTATTCAGTTGATGGCATTGAAGAATGCTGCCAATGCGGAAACACTGGTAAAAGATCTGCAAAAACGCGGCTATCGTGCACATACCAAGAAGGAAAATGGCTTTACCCGGGTTATTGTCGGGCCGGATGTATCTAAGGCGAAACTAGAAAAGCAGATTATTGAACTTGAAAAAATTACAGGTTCAAAAGGTCAACTACACAAATTTAACGCGTTAAATCTTTAA